Sequence from the Phragmites australis chromosome 11, lpPhrAust1.1, whole genome shotgun sequence genome:
TGGTGGTACCTGTCACTGGGAAATATAGGAATTTGTGGAAAGTTCCAATTTTTCGGTGCTGGGAGTCTCCAAATTAGTTATGACTGCTGTTTCGCCGTTGGTTTGTTTGATTTATAGTTGTTTCCACCATAGATGCAACCTAGGGTCCTTACCTGTTTGGAATTAGTTACTACTGTATGTTTTGGTGAAATCAGCAAACCGTTTTTGGTGCCAATTGCACCACAGGATCGGTTTAGAGCATGAGGTTGCTTCATTTATCTTGTCTGTTAGTGCAACCAATTTAACTTTTCTTTGCTAGCCTAGCATTTTCTGCATGGTCCTTGCGCTGCGCTGAATAAATTACCAAGTACTTCAATGCAAAGTTCATTTGTATCTACTAATTCTGTTTATTTGAACAGAAAAGGAAAACTTGTGCCTTTATGGCTACCCCAATGAAACGTGGGAAGTAACTTTGCCAGCTGAGGAAGTTCCTCCGGAGATCCCTGAACCAGCTTTGGGAATAAACTTTGCTAGGGATGGCATGAATGAGAAGGATTGGTTAGCACTAGTTGCCGTCCACAGCGATTCCTGGTTACTAGCTGTGGCATTCTACTTTGCGGCACGGTTTGGGTTTGACAAAGAGTCAAGGTAATGATTACAGACATTCGAACTTTGCAGTTTCCTTAAATTAGAATTTGTCTATCTACAGTTTCATTTCCTTTATTTGCTATATCTGCACAAAGTTCATCAACAGGTCTGTTAGTCTTGGTTAACAGATATGCAAGAACCACTATATGAAATTCCTCATTGGTGCTTTCTGATTCCTGACTGAAAATTTTCATTGTGATTTCTCCTTTGTCAAGGATCAGTTTGGTTCTTAGAATTAGAGTTTGCTTGTGTAATTTGTGCATCGATTCAAATTTCATAGTTGAATTGAAATTGGTCTGCAGTTTCAATTGTACTGTTTGGATACAAAAGAATTACAAACAAGAATTAGGACCAAAATCAATTCTGACTGTTGTTTGCTAGCACACTTTGAAGAATTGTAAATGAACATGTGTACTGGGTAGTGTTTGGGAAGAAGCTCGGCTGTGACGTGGTGACCTTGAACAACGTCATTAGTGCTGGGAGCCCAGCAGTCCCAAGAACTGAGGCGAGCGCCATGAGGAGGCCTAGGGAGGTCCCAGCTACCATGAGCCAGTTGAACGCCGCACATGTACCCATGCCATTGATAAATTTGGGGAAGAAGCTTGCCGCCGACAGACTAGCCAACCGAGAGCAGAGGGTGAAGGAGAGGGTAGTGGCCATCAGAGCACATATACGGCCACCAGCGATGAGGAAGAAGCAGCACTGCCGATGACGAAGAAGTGTCATCTGATTTGAAGCCATGGGACGAGGTGAGGTCGGTGGAATAGTCGAGGTAAGGGCTGTGGCACCAGTGGGTGAGAGATGGTGGTGAGTCGTTAACCATGGTGTGCCATGGAGGATGTGACCCTGATTTAATAGACCCCCTTAAGTggtttgtttgtttggatgACCTCTCCTAAGTACATCTCTcttgaaggaaaaaacaaatcttgtgtcggAAATCTCGGGGTTCACTCTTGTTTCCATGTGTTGTTGTCATTCTAAAAAAACAGGTATTAGATGCATGCCATTAATGGTTTCAAATAGACATGACCTGCATAATATATAAAAAGCCAAGGAACGGTTTATTCACTAACATATAGTATAagcattgcatgtgcacttccaTGGTTTGTATTGCACAGGACTGCATTTTACTGCCACAGTTGTTAGTTTATTTATCTAGTATTAGCTCATTATATTTCTACAATGAATTTTATCTTCCTTGACCTTTAGCTGCCTAGCCCTACTAGGCGCTTGGTGACACCATACCACCTAGCCGTCTAGCATACCTAGACCCACCTAGGCGGTCGCCTAGCCCTGCCTAGGCCCACTTGATCGCCGATTAGGTGCTAGGCACTGGTCTGCAGCCCGACTACTGCCTAGGGGAACACTGCATTTCTTATATGCTCCCCCTGGTTCGTGTAGTTTTGGACATCAGACATTGTATCCAGTACACATCTTTGACCATTACTTTTCTTATTATAATAGTTAAAGATTGTAAAAAATGTTATAACTTGGAAGAACATTTGATGATAAATCTACTAATATCATTTCCACATGAAATGTCTTAATACTTTTATTTATAATTAGTGTCAAAGTTTATAAGATTGAGCGCACATTCTATGGCAACATCCTACACTGAAAGTAGAAGTTATAGTTTACAATTCTCTGTTTCCATGATTGGCTATTGAGTAGTCATGGTTGAGTAGAACGAGGCAAATTTTCTATCCTTGCCTCCTTGGAAATTGGAATATGGAATTTGGAACACCACAGTCCACATGTGTATGTTTCAAAAGTGCAGCAATATACTAGAAGTTACAGTTGATATTGCCTACTTGGCATTTTTGCGTTACGTATTGAAAAGGGAGAACTGCTAAATTTGCTACTGAAATTTGGAAATAGAGAGCCAAGGTACTGATTTTGTGGCAGTTTAGGGGAAACAAGTAGCTGCCAAAATTTATTTTACTGTTGTAGCTAAATGCAGAGAGGGATTCAATTCTAGTTTTGATTCATGTTCTAGCATTAGTGTGTTATTAGAGACACTTTAATGTCCTAATCCTAAGAGTAGAAAATTTGTTGCTAGTGAATTTTTCCAATACAAATTTATTTCACTGAACTCAAGCACCATTTGTAACAAGGCAAGATTTATTTGAGTGGACTGAATTCAAACGAAGCTAGACCCTTTTGACATCGTACAACTTCTGTACAAACATCTATTGATGGGTTGCAGTCTGTTGCTCTACTTCAGAATGCATTTTCTTGGTGTTTTCTTACTCAAAGACAACTTAGTTCTTTGGCTTGCACTTGGTTGTGAACCCTTGCAAGATGATTTCACAATTGACTAAAAAGGTAGTTGGACAATGTGAAAAAGTGTCGAGTCTCAAATAGATGAAACTTTGATGGGCCTCCTTTTGACTGTGAAAACATTAAACATATCAGACTTTTAGCTTTTGCCAACATCTTGATCAGGAACCAATAGCAGATGATTTAAAGTAACTTGAACCTTTAGTCTCTTTCATGATAGGAAAAAGTCCATATGACCCCCTGAACCGTGCTCCAAAGTGTTTATAGCAAAGAGATTGAATAAAATGTATGAGATGATTGCCTTTTCACTTGTTTGAATTGATCATGTAATGCATTTTCTCTACTTCTGTTTTTGAAGTTTCCTGCTCGACTCCAAATATTATTGTTTTATCATAGCCTTAAAATTTTCTTACTTATTGTTCTCCATACTTTATATTAACCCCTTATTGTGTGGGGACTGGAGAGCATCCATTCCACAAATCTGTTCTTTGGGAGAGAAGCTATATTGTTATCTACTGGATAGATTGGTAGATATGACTAGAATGGAGGTTTTCTTTTTTGCACTGTTACAATGGAATATGTCTAGGTGATTATCCAATTTTAGGAAAATATATGGACTCGGAAATATCAAATATGGAAGGGTAAccttgataaaaaaaacagGAAACTGTCAGGTTTTTGCTTACCGATGGCTTAGCAGGATTCAGTAAGGTGAAGGTCCCCTTAGTAAACAATAGGCAGATTCTGTTAATTAGCTCCATTACTGCTATCTGGGTTCACCGGTTTAGAGCATTCAGATTACTATGTGTTCTGTAGAATAAACAGTTTCTGCTGCTATGGATGTTTGAAAGCATGTGGTTTGTGTTTCACTTACACAGGAGGCGACTCTTCAGCATGATAAATAACTTGCCCACGATATTTGAAGTCGTGACTGGGGCTGCCAAGAAACAAACGAAGGAGAAGGCCCCTAACAGTACAAACAAGAGCAACAAACCGAGCTCGAAAATGGTTAGTTTAGACACTTATCATGCTTGCAGTATAAGCATCGCTGACAATTTTATCTGTTTCAGCCATCAAGACCCGAGTCTCATTTGAAGGCGACAAAAGTGGCGGCACCCCCCAAGGAGGATGACGATGAGAGCGGTGAAGActatggagaagaagaggaagagcgCGACAACACATTGTGTGGATCCTGTGGAACAAATGATGGCAAGGATGAGTTCTGGATCTGCTGTGATAGTTGTGAGCGGTGGTACCATGGGAAGTGCGTCAAGATCACACCTGCTCGAGCAGAGCATATCAAGCACTACAAATGCCCAGGTTGCAGCAACAAGAGGGCAAGAGCATAGCAGGCAGTGCTGGGGCGGCTCGGGATTGAATCAAGTGCCAGATCGTCGATGTCTGCAGATATGGTCTAGCTGTCTAGCTTGTAGACTTGCTTTTCATTTCAAATGAACAATGTTAATTCACTCGTGCCTCAGCAGCTCATGTTGCTCCGGCTTAATTGTGTTTAAATTCTTAAACCGTTGTTGTAGTAATACCAGATTCTCTGGTGAAGCTGTCTTGCAGACATGTGATGTAGTTCTTGAACTAAAAGACTTGAAAACTGACCGTTTCTCCATTGCTAGTCTCGTTCCAGTGTCGCGTACTTCCTTTTCTTCTATGGTGTCACAATGAAATGGGATTAATTTTCAATCTTATCCTACGCCATGGTTAGGTTTTTATCCTCTTTCTCATGCTGTTTAGGAAGTCTTCGGAATGCAGGACCCCCcacccgggggggggggatttaTACAAGAATTGAGCTATCCTGTGAGATTTCTGCATGATTTGTGTGATGTTCCTAGGTTCGAAACCGCGCCTAGATGGGTACGTCCTATGTTCCGATAGGTAAAGCAAGAATCATACAAATAAGTTCGTCATAGAAAAAGGCAACATTATACTTCTGCAACTTTGCATAATAGAGAATGCAGAAGAAAAACATTTGTGAATTTGTTAGCAAAAGCATAGACACGGAACATGGTATGTTTCACATCGAAGCAGCAGAGTAAAGCCGTTGCAACCACCACGAAAATAATGATAAGGGGCAACACATGACAACAAAAAAGAGGCGCACTAGCTGTATAGGTCAACGCATAACTGCACATTGCACAAGTGAGTATGAGCCACAAACAGTTTGGTTCGACTCAATATGTGGATATCATACAGAGCTCTTCTTTATGGAAAACTGGCATTTACAGCACCCCCAGTTAGGGAAATGAAGAGAACCACAGCATTGCAAagtaagggggggggggggggaatgtaTGTCAAACAGTCAAAACAACTCAGAAGATGACCGCTTAGTTCGGTCACATTAGGAAGGATAGCCGTCTCCATTATACAGTACGAGAACACAGATATACAAAAGATTGTTAGGTAGTCTTCCGCGGTTAGTGTGTAGTCCCTTCACCAGTCCTTCATGAGTCAGCATACCCCTCCTGGAACATTTTTGTCATGCTGACTGCTGTAGTCAAATGCTCCTGCATATCGAAAATCAAGCAGATAAGGAAATTAGCGGCATGTTTATTAAAACAGTAGAAAAGGTTTCAGGTTCCAGAGAGGGATAACTGACCAGGTTCAAGTACTGTTCCTTTGGGCCCGTGACAATTTGTTGTATTTTAAGTACTTGAGCTGATTGTTGATTTTGGTTAGAGGTTCGCTGACACACAGAGGACTGGACTCCaatgtatgaaaaaaaaaagaaatatctcatcatcttcatcatgaCATCATTGTGGTACTACTCCACATAAGCGAGCTCGCCCAGGGTTAAGCAGTGATTCTGACATTATCCATCCCTGTGAAAAAATGTTGTTAGTTACAACACAAAAATTACAATCCTGTGGTGGTTGTTACGCTATTTGTTCTCTAGTAGTTCAACCAGAGTGCAGGGCAGAGTTTTCATGATAGACAGTCAGATCTACCTGTTCTCTTGCTTTCTTCTTGAAAACTCCATAAGATGACATAACAATCTTGCAGGACTCTTCAATGTGTGGTAGAAAGTCCATGTTCAGAGGGTTATGCTGGTACGACCGATTGGAGTTCATGCGCTTCCGTGCATTCAGGTTAGCATGTGAAGCATTGATAAAATGTAGTAAGACATGTGCCTGTAAACCAAAACACAATTGAAGAGGATAAATAAATGCAAACAACCTTAAGCAGTGCGATGTTTCCAAAGTAGTAAATACAATCAATGCTTACATGGAAAGCAGCTTTGAGAATGTCATCTGGCTTTGCTTGGTCCTTGAGCAGAGCATATACCTTGTCCTTTGTCGGGTTATATGTAACAATATACCTCTCATCCTGCAATCAAAACACATCAACTTCACATACCAATCTTTGATTACACTAAACTAAGGAAATGAACCATCACAAATGTTGGAAAACATTCCATAGGGCAACACACTGAATGGAGCAAATAGATAGTACCTCGAACAAAGGCTTTATAGCAACAAACGAAGCAGGTTCCTGAAAAGCCTCTCCAAATCTCGATCCTGTAAggaaacaaaaccaaataacATGAGGTTCCACATTCGACATGCATAAAGAAACATATGGTCAGAGTGCAAACCTATTGCAACTGGCTCATGTCGCCAAGGTGGATTAAATATTGTCTCTTGTGAGTTTCCATCCTTCAATGTCGGTATGTACCCTGCGCAAGTAAAATTGGAAACCCAAATATCAGACTGGGTGACATGTACGTGGCAAACTGGCAACTGAACGCTGCAAGCTTTCACAGATTTAATCAAGGTCTAGAATGTAGATACTGTTCTTTAGATATTTCTCTGCTAGTTCCATTATTGTGATTCTACACTGCAAGCTTCAATCGTGTGTAGTCTGTGAACTGATACAATATCTATGAATATAATTTTGGTTTCTTCTCACAAATATATCagttgtatctttttttttttgagcggAAGGGGCAGGAAGcccaattaaaatagattaaAGCACAGAGCCTACACCCCTGGGTTGACAGAACACTCCCTGAACAAGGTTAAAATTGCGAGAAGGTCCACTACCACCCCTTCTCCGGTTACAAACTTTTGCAGGAAAGACCCTAGTAAAACATAAAATACATTGAAGCACCACAGGGTCATCCTCTTCACGACCTATCGTTGAGCCGCTCGTCAGACCACCGGAGGTGGAGAAGAACCACGAAGATCGGGAATTCGAAGCCCAGACCAAACCACCGGAGATGACATCCAACTCTGTTGAAAGCCACAAGACATCGAATCACTGGAGCACATCGGTCATCATCCCCCTCGACTTGGGTAGGCAGAAAGCTGGTGCCACCAACAAAGTCGTCGACCCGGACGATGAATCCACCATCGCCAAAAACTAACCCAGAGAAAGCTCCGGCGACACAGATAAAACAAAACTCCACCCAAGGGAGCAAACCTGCGTCCGCcccaaccacaagtgtgagtaGAACAGACCACACCGCCGCATCGTTGGAGAAGACGCAAGAACTCGCGTGGTCACCGGAAAGGCCATGGAAGGAAGCAAAAGCCCCAAACAGTCACACCACAAGGGACAGAGGATTCATACCGGCGCTGAAGAAGGAACAAATCGCCACAGTGAAAGCGGCGGCGATGTAAACCGGAGCAAAACGAACCTAAATAACCTACCAAGGAAGCCTAaactagataatatatatatatatatatatatatatatatatatatatatatatatatatatatatatcgactAGCGGGAGGCCAGTTCCCCCCACCCGCTGGTGCCAGAGAGGCCACCGGAAGGGAGGGGAACCAACGAATCCAGCACCAAAATGATCCCTCGCCTTTCCTTCGCCTCTACTGTAGCAAGGGGAAGCGGAAGGGGAACGCTCGTACCATATCAGGTGTATCTAGAACAATTTGCACCAAAGATCTTTCTATGTTGCTGAGCAATACAGTAGTACACACTAAAACTTCTTTTTTTGGCCTTTTGCAAAACTTGTACAAAAATCTGATTGCGAGGATTCGAAGGGATATGATGACATACCAGTCTTAATGAAAGAATCCACAGCCACAGTGAATCTAGCCCTATTTAGAGTATTCAGTACAACAGATCGCACCTagtaataaaataatattagtcTGATTAACGGGAAGTTTACAGAAAGATTATATCACAAGAGCAACAAACTAAAGGAGTTGAAAGCAAACCTCGTGGTATGAACTAAAGAGATATCCGCAAGACAGGAAAGCAAATGAAGTCACCAGTGATGGATTGCTTTTAGAGATTAGAATGCTCAAACCAGTTCCCAACTTCACAAACAAAATatagaaacaaaagaaatattaaaaaactaaatCAGAAAAAAGGCACAAAATGAGCAGTTGAGAAAGCATAGTATTAAAATAACATAACGGCAGCAGCAGAGCTAAGCTGCATGCCCAATAAATAATAAGCGAAAGCAGTGGTAAAAACATGAACAATTTACCAGATCCGCAATGTTCCCAACACTTTCTCCTTTAGCAGTAACATCACCAATATTTTCTCCTTTTGCATATGCCTTGTAGATTGGTGTGCGAGTTGAGGTTGAAGTGACAGCAGCAACATTCTGAACAGAGCAAATGCATCAAACAAGCAGAATATATTTCATCACTCCTTTTACATGTAAAGGTGAATTGAAATTATTGGCAAGGTAAGAACTTGTTGCAGCATGCCAGTAGGACAAACCTTAACAACATTTGCTATGCAAGCCATTGGTAGGAAAAGGTGTGGAAACGCTGCAGTAGCTAATTCTATCCCGGCTCCTAACTCCATCAAGAGATCGCCAGAAAAGCGGAGCTATAGTAATTTTGATTTCAATTAGTCATTAGCATCAAAGAAAAATTACAAGACTGAAGAAGGGCACACATTGAACCTAAATATACACCTGCTTCAGGTCGTAATCAAATTTCTTCCCTTGGCGTGCAAAAAGCATCTTTCCAACACGCCCAGCCCCATCCTGTAGTGGTAAAACAATTATGGCTATCAGACAAAAATGCTCATCAATAAAGGTTCAGGATGAATACATCAATGACAGagaaaataaatcattaatGCTCTTGTAGTGAAAAGGGCATTAGCAATACTGTATGATATGGTTGGATGGATATTACATCATATATTAGTGGTGAGTTCTTAGCCATTTTTAGCAGAATTGGTTGTTGTCTTTTTACCTTCAGTATCCAGTTGATAGCCACAGCACCGGATGTAGCCCTGCTTTGGGAGACTCCAACAGAGTTTAGCAATGTTCTTGTTGTAAACACACCCATTGCACCGCCAAAGAAATGctgaaagagaaaagaaaggtaGAGTTAAGTAATATATATTCAAATCAGCTAGATCATTAGAGCCCAGTATCTGGAAATATACCTTCAATGCTCTCCATGACATGTATGGGACATATGAAGGAGTGACACTGTGTGGAAAGCCTTCGGGCACAACATATGACCTTATAAAGGACATTATTTCCTGCAGCAGCAAAATTACGTAGAATCACTATTGTAGTTCATTATTCTCAGTCATGGTCATTCCATGTGTCTAATATTTCTACGCTCAAAAGTCAAAACTGGAGGCATCTCACaccaaaagatcacaacttcgAGGAACAGTGTGCAATTAAGCAGTATCCAACGAACAACTAGCTTCAACGAGACATTGGCATCACTTTGTCTAAAGATTGCAACTTTGCTCCACCAGCAAAGTCACTGAATTAGATAATCTGAGATCGGAACATATTTCTCC
This genomic interval carries:
- the LOC133884321 gene encoding PHD finger protein ALFIN-LIKE 5; the protein is MDGGAGAHYSARTAEEVFRDFRGRRAGMIKALTNDVEKFYQLCDPEKENLCLYGYPNETWEVTLPAEEVPPEIPEPALGINFARDGMNEKDWLALVAVHSDSWLLAVAFYFAARFGFDKESRRRLFSMINNLPTIFEVVTGAAKKQTKEKAPNSTNKSNKPSSKMPSRPESHLKATKVAAPPKEDDDESGEDYGEEEEERDNTLCGSCGTNDGKDEFWICCDSCERWYHGKCVKITPARAEHIKHYKCPGCSNKRARA
- the LOC133884320 gene encoding protein root UVB sensitive 6-like encodes the protein MAPAMGLKRTAAAAAVQTVTLPAPDARVAVREAVRVAVREAEAQAPARVAPTAAPAAAVDGVLCLEEVDGRRWSYVVDAGGAAVKAKGRASVGASFKAVPLQSPLPPVEEIMSFIRSYVVPEGFPHSVTPSYVPYMSWRALKHFFGGAMGVFTTRTLLNSVGVSQSRATSGAVAINWILKDGAGRVGKMLFARQGKKFDYDLKQLRFSGDLLMELGAGIELATAAFPHLFLPMACIANVVKNVAAVTSTSTRTPIYKAYAKGENIGDVTAKGESVGNIADLLGTGLSILISKSNPSLVTSFAFLSCGYLFSSYHEVRSVVLNTLNRARFTVAVDSFIKTGYIPTLKDGNSQETIFNPPWRHEPVAIGSRFGEAFQEPASFVAIKPLFEDERYIVTYNPTKDKVYALLKDQAKPDDILKAAFHAHVLLHFINASHANLNARKRMNSNRSYQHNPLNMDFLPHIEESCKIVMSSYGVFKKKAREQGWIMSESLLNPGRARLCGVVPQ